TTTTTTCTGATAACTCGATTAGTAAAGTAATAGTTAACTTCCCATGCCCATGGCCAAAAAGCAAGCATGCAAAAAACCGTCTTTTTGACGAAAAATTTTTAGATACATTATCGTCGGTATTAGAAGTAGATGGTGAAGTGATTTTAACAACCGACGTTTGGACATATGCTTCTGAGGTTAAAGAAAAATTTTTAAGCAACGGATGTTTTGAAGTAAAAAATATATCCGAAATTCAACAATTACCATTCAAAACGAGATACGAAAAAAAGTGGGAAAATGAAGGAAGGAAAAAGTATTTATTAATCGCACAAAAAAGATGCAAAAAAGAGATAAAAAGATTGTTAGAAGGGGAAATTAATTTGCCTCATCAAAAAATCCAGAAAATGAATTTTGATAAATTACAATCTTTGGTTGGATTTAAAAAATCCTCTAAAAACAAAACTTTAGTTATAAAAGATATATATGCTAAATTAGATGGTTCAGAATATTTAGTGAAGGTTTTTTCCGAAGACGATAGGTATATTCAAAGTTACTTTGTTGATGTCATCAAAATAAAAGATGGTTGGTTAGTAAAATTAGACGATATAGCAAAAGCTTATCGAACCCCTTCAGTCAAAGAGGCGGTAAATATAATTGCCAAGGAGCTAGAAAATTAATGCCTCATATAACGATTTTGGGTGCTGGTAGTTGGGGAACCGCTATAGCGAAACATTTGGTTGGTAACCATCAAAAAGTAACAATTTGGGATAGAGACAAAAAGCTTTTACGAGAAATAAAAAAAGGAAAAAATCCTCGATATTTATCTACCCTAAAACTCCCTGCCAAAGAGATTAATGTTGAATGGGATATAAATGAAAGT
This DNA window, taken from Petrotoga sibirica DSM 13575, encodes the following:
- the trmB gene encoding tRNA (guanosine(46)-N7)-methyltransferase TrmB, with the translated sequence MNSYSYLQMYQINTKDVKSYPIEWNKIFGNSNKSIVEIGFGGGEFLVNLAKENNNYNYVGIETSLTSCHKIKKKIFLNNLNNIQIILEDAKFAVREFFSDNSISKVIVNFPCPWPKSKHAKNRLFDEKFLDTLSSVLEVDGEVILTTDVWTYASEVKEKFLSNGCFEVKNISEIQQLPFKTRYEKKWENEGRKKYLLIAQKRCKKEIKRLLEGEINLPHQKIQKMNFDKLQSLVGFKKSSKNKTLVIKDIYAKLDGSEYLVKVFSEDDRYIQSYFVDVIKIKDGWLVKLDDIAKAYRTPSVKEAVNIIAKELEN